From the genome of Eublepharis macularius isolate TG4126 chromosome 4, MPM_Emac_v1.0, whole genome shotgun sequence:
agcccttaccttccaaggaggagaagcagccactacagcccagagccacaccctggctagaggacagcagcctggctcaggaggtgctaggagccaagcccctccaggtggagctgccacaggcattctgggggaggagatgggtagccccgcccggcatcaatgaacaggcagcacagaagctggccagggcagctccttgcaagcaaggccagccaggctcagcagcacagaagccggctggggcagctcctcgtgagcaaggccaggcaggctcagcagcacagaagctggctggggcagctcctcatgagcaaggccaggcaggctcagcagcaccgaagccggctggggcagctcctcatgagcaaggccaaggagacctcagctggggatggctcgcattcaatcccaccctgccagcaaggcaaggaagccaagaagggattagtggtaggagggaaacacctgagggaaggcacagctgggccaagtcaggagatggcacgagcctagaaggagggcggggcggggaaaggaagccctatataaggtggctaggaagagctctgaggtggtgggtgtgagtgaggagtgatgatgtggagtgagagcagtaggatgcaagggtggaggcttggaggggagttctggaaggaggagatgaaggaggatgcagagggtaagaaggccaggttgagcaggccagtgagtggactgagagggagtctgggtgaggtataccgcccctccatccacagagcagggtcctgcagaatccctggccctcctgtgatgtcaggagcagaccgcccagtgccatgcccagtggcagtcgcagcaagccctgacaatgctATCTCTGCTGCAACAACCAAGCTGATTTTGGTGGGTGGGAAGCTATATGCTTCCATATCTGAAAAACACTGCATGTGTATTTGGTTCATTGATTCTGAATGCATGACATTATGTACTACTATTTTACCTTGTGAATTAATTTGTCATAATATATGCTGATATATTATGTGTTGAGATATTGACATCTTACCTAGGCTAGATAGAAactgtttattaaaataaaatggtatatttatACCCAGGGCTgtcaactctagcttgggaaattcctggagatttgggagtggaacctggggaaggaaagggacctCAGTGATGTGAGGccagagtctaccctctgaagctgccattttctccaggggaactgatctccacagTCTGGAGGTCAGCAGCATTACCAATCTGCAGTCTAGAGGTTGGCGGCAGACCTCATCTGGTTTAATAACATTCCTTCTTCTTAGGGAATGGTAATGCTGTGAAGATGATGAATAGGCTAGGGATCTCTCACCCAAAATTGTCAGCATCTTTATCAAACTACAACCCCCAGGATTTGTTAAAATGGCCTAAAGCCAATGAGTAAAAATATGCTCAAAGAGGAGCCCAACCATTGCAATTTTAATGTTCAGGAGCTTTGCAGTTTCCTACCCTCTGATAGGAACCATTGATAGATTTAGGTCTTACCATTGCAACAGCCAACCCAATCACAGTGATGATGCCAAAAGACAGCAGCATGGTCCCCATGCCTGGGCCATGGCTAGCCACATCTGGAATTTTGGAGCTGTTAAAGCTGCTGGTTTCAGGGGTCATTGTAGCAGTTTTCGATCCAGCCCCATCTACAGTTGTCCCATGGTGTGGTTCAGAAGTGGTAGCACTGTTGTGGTAGAAACTGTTTAAAGTGGATGTGCTGTAACTCATTTTGGACCACAGCTTTTTATCCTCTTCCACTTAAATGGTGCTTCAGCTCCCAAAGAGCTTAGTTTTCATCTGTGAAGTCATTTATGAAGCTATTCCTCTTCTACTAAGAAGCATGCTAGGAAGGCTCTTTTCTTGCATTTTCTTTAATAGCTTTTCTATACTGAAACCACATTGACCAATCCCTAGCAATAGAGAAAATAGAATCATATATTATTCCAAGTTATTCTTATATGGTAGCACAATGTATTTACTTGATTTGTAatgtttatttactttgtttgtaATCCACTTTTCTTGTTGAGATTCAAGGTGAATTACAGGATATGAAACAGTATAATCAGACAGCACAGACaaccaataaataatgcaataggccTAGGATTGCAGAATTAGAGAATAATACCAAAATTTAACTGTCTAAGGCAAGGTATAAGCAATATTAAAAGTGGATTGCAACGTATAAGACGATACAGTAAAAGTAGGTAATACCTACAATAACCACTGCAGTAGACTACAACCCTATTCCATTAGAAAGGTGCCCTCCTTCATGACCCTAGAAGGAAACAGAACAATTGACAAGCAGGATAACTAATGAGGCGGAGCTGATTCGGGGATCAGTGCACAACCTCCAGAAATGTTAATTAAAATATAACATATGTCATTCCTTTCTAAGGTGTGTGATTCCCCTATTGCAAAGAACTGATTCTAATGCCAGGAGCTGTCGGTCTACTCTGGGGGTATCATTTCAGTCCCAATGCACTGATTCCAGTTCCaggaactgtcattccactctgggtgctgtctcttgaaagctcattaccttggaaatctagttggtctttaaggtgctactggacccaaatcttgctattcCGGGCCTACAtcaagtttttcaa
Proteins encoded in this window:
- the C4H3orf18 gene encoding uncharacterized protein C3orf18 homolog; the encoded protein is MSYSTSTLNSFYHNSATTSEPHHGTTVDGAGSKTATMTPETSSFNSSKIPDVASHGPGMGTMLLSFGIITVIGLAVAMVLYIRKKKRLEKLRHQLMPMYNFDPAEEQDELEQELLEHGRDAASLQASQNKTTQGVLQRPSRLVFTDVANAIHA